In a single window of the Acinetobacter tibetensis genome:
- a CDS encoding helix-turn-helix transcriptional regulator — protein sequence MLFHQKESDPVAKPEKSWVYAWDGIVLYVTQEHLNKSHVHFPALLQIGLGAQFAVTLDHQPRSYHDIVCMAPNVSHSTDSENQPYLAVLIDPDHELYGYVHTALQGKQMRSLPADCLQPLSSELIHLRLGALNIEQVKRLLLRILQLISPKVTHLPWDVRILKACEYIKQQVPQNIPTVADVSAQVGLSESRLMHLFSAQLGGSMRQYILWLKVRYAIQLWIEGYSLIDLAFEAGFSDQAHYTRTLRRMVDFAPSILKANTVFISEPAVQPKSHHTPV from the coding sequence ATGCTATTTCATCAGAAGGAATCTGACCCAGTAGCGAAACCAGAAAAGAGCTGGGTATATGCTTGGGATGGCATCGTTTTATATGTCACACAAGAACACTTAAACAAATCACATGTGCATTTCCCTGCACTGTTACAAATCGGGTTAGGTGCACAATTTGCCGTAACTCTGGATCATCAGCCCCGCAGTTATCATGACATTGTTTGTATGGCACCGAATGTTAGCCATAGCACGGATTCTGAAAATCAACCTTATCTGGCAGTGTTAATAGATCCAGACCATGAACTTTATGGCTATGTACACACTGCATTACAAGGAAAGCAGATGCGTTCATTGCCTGCGGATTGTTTACAACCGCTCAGCAGTGAGCTTATACACTTGAGATTAGGGGCATTAAATATTGAGCAAGTGAAGCGATTATTATTGCGTATTTTGCAGCTTATATCCCCGAAAGTAACTCATTTGCCGTGGGATGTCCGTATTTTAAAAGCGTGTGAATATATTAAACAGCAAGTACCACAGAATATTCCTACAGTGGCAGATGTTTCGGCTCAAGTCGGTTTATCTGAGTCACGTTTGATGCATTTATTTAGTGCTCAATTGGGTGGTTCCATGCGGCAATATATATTGTGGTTAAAAGTACGCTATGCCATTCAATTGTGGATTGAAGGTTATAGTTTAATTGATCTTGCCTTTGAAGCTGGCTTTTCGGATCAAGCACATTACACGCGAACCTTACGTCGCATGGTCGATTTTGCCCCTTCCATTTTGAAGGCCAACACGGTTTTTATTAGTGAGCCCGCTGTTCAGCCAAAGTCGCATCACACACCAGTGTAG
- a CDS encoding DUF962 domain-containing protein — MLQNTQELIKNNTQELIKNTVPTLTNKHEVQIVGSDGRIKTLKEFYPFYLSQHADSTCRRLHFVGTTCVIGIAATAAMKKNAKLLWALPVVGYGFAWVGHFFFEHNKPATFKQPFFSLICDFKMYKDILVGKVDW, encoded by the coding sequence ATGTTACAGAATACCCAAGAACTGATTAAAAACAACACTCAGGAACTCATTAAAAATACTGTACCAACACTCACAAATAAGCATGAGGTGCAAATTGTCGGCAGTGATGGTCGTATTAAAACGCTCAAAGAATTCTACCCTTTTTATCTTTCACAACATGCAGACTCAACGTGTCGTCGTTTGCATTTCGTAGGTACAACCTGCGTGATTGGTATTGCTGCAACCGCAGCCATGAAGAAAAATGCCAAATTACTTTGGGCCTTACCTGTGGTGGGTTATGGTTTTGCTTGGGTCGGTCACTTCTTCTTTGAACACAACAAACCTGCAACATTTAAACAGCCCTTCTTTAGCCTAATCTGTGACTTTAAAATGTATAAAGACATTTTAGTCGGCAAAGTCGATTGGTAA